Proteins encoded by one window of Ursus arctos isolate Adak ecotype North America unplaced genomic scaffold, UrsArc2.0 scaffold_22, whole genome shotgun sequence:
- the LOC113250123 gene encoding olfactory receptor 10A6 gives MKRQNQSSVVEFILLGFSNSPEFQEQLFGVFLVVYLVTLLGNAIIIVVISLEQSLHVPMYLFLQNLSVVDVSFSAAIMPKMLVVLSTQKTSISFISCFAQMYFILFFGGTECFLLGAMAYDRFAAICHPLSYPMLMNKWVFMKLLMMSWALGFMLGTVQTSWVVTFPFCGPNEINHISCETPAVLELACADTFLFEIYAFTGTVLIIIVPFVLILLSYIRILFAILKMPSATGRQKAFSTCASHLTSVTLFYGTANMTYLQPKSGYSPETKKLMSLSYSLLTPLLNPLIYSLRNSEMKKALVKLWRRKVDSHPF, from the coding sequence atgaaaaggcaaaatcAAAGCTCTGTGGTTGAATTCATCCTCTTGGGCTTTTCTAACTCTCCTGAATTCCAGGAGCAGCTCTTCGGGGTTTTCTTGGTCGTCTACCTGGTAACTCTGTTGGGAAATGCCATCATCATAGTCGTCATCTCCTTGGAACAGAGCCTCCATGTTCCCATGTACCTGTTCCTTCAGAACTTGTCTGTGGTGGATGTGAGTTTCAGTGCAGCCATTATGCCCAAAATGCTGGTGGTCCTCTCCACCCAGAAAACGTCGATTTCATTTATAAGCTGTTTCGCACAGAtgtatttcatccttttttttggTGGCACTGAATGTTTTCTCCTGGGGGCGATGGCTTACGACCGATTTGCTGCAATCTGTCACCCTCTGAGCTACCCAATGCTTATGAACAAATGGGTTTTCATGAAATTGCTTATGATGTCATGGGCCTTAGGTTTCATGTTAGGTACAGTGCAAACATCATGGGTTGTCACTTTTCCCTTCTGTGGCCCCAATGAGATCAATCATATCTCTTGTGAAACCCCAGCAGTGCTGGAACTTGCGTGTGCAGATACCTTTCTGTTCGAAATCTATGCATTCACCGGCACCGTTTTGATTATCATAGTTCCTTTCGTGTTGATTCTCTTGTCTTACATTCGGATTCTCTTTGCCATCCTGAAGATGCCATCAGCCACTGGGAGGCAAAAGgccttttccacctgtgcctcccaTCTCACGTCTGTGACCCTCTTCTATGGCACGGCCAATATGACTTATTTACAACCCAAATCTGGCTACTCCCCAGAAACCAAGAAGCTGATGTCACTGTCCTACTCACTTCTCACACCTCTGCTGAATCCACTGATCTACAGCTTGAGAAACAGTGAGATGAAAAAAGCTTTGGTGAAACTGTGGCGAAGAAAAGTGGATTCACACCCATTCTAA
- the LOC125282492 gene encoding olfactory receptor 10A3, with protein sequence MKRQNQSSVVEFILLGFSNSPELQEQLFGVFLVVYLVTLLGNAIIIVVISLEQSLHVPMYLFLQNLSVVDVSFSAAIMPEMLVVFSTQKTSISFISCFAQMYFILFFGGTECFLLGAMAYDRFAAICHPLSYPMIMNKWVFMKLVMFSWVSGIMVATVQTTWVFSFPFCGPNEINHLFCETPPVLELACADTFLFEIYAFTGTILIVIVPFVLILLSYIRILFAILKMPSATGRQKAFSTCASHLTSVTLFYGTANMTYLQPKSGYSPETKKLMSLSYSLLTPLLNPLIYSLRNSEMKKALVKLWRRKVDSHPF encoded by the coding sequence atgaaaaggcaaaatcAAAGCTCTGTGGTTGAATTCATCCTCTTGGGCTTTTCTAACTCTCCTGAACTCCAGGAGCAGCTCTTCGGGGTTTTCTTGGTCGTCTACCTGGTAACTCTGTTGGGAAATGCCATCATCATAGTCGTCATCTCCTTGGAACAGAGCCTCCATGTTCCCATGTACCTGTTCCTTCAGAACTTGTCTGTGGTGGATGTGAGTTTCAGTGCAGCCATTATGCCCGAAATGCTGGTGGTCTTCTCCACCCAGAAAACGTCGATTTCATTTATAAGCTGTTTTGCACAGAtgtatttcatccttttttttggTGGCACTGAATGTTTTCTCCTGGGGGCGATGGCTTACGACCGATTTGCTGCAATCTGTCACCCTCTGAGCTACCCAATGATTATGAACAAATGGGTTTTCATGAAATTAGTAATGTTCTCATGGGTCTCAGGGATCATGGTGGCTACTGTGCAGACCACATGggttttcagttttcccttctgtgGCCCCAATGAGATCAACCATCTCTTCTGTGAGACTCCCCCAGTGCTGGAACTTGCGTGTGCAGATACCTTTCTGTTTGAAATCTATGCATTCACCGGCACCATTTTGATTGTCATAGTTCCTTTCGTGTTGATTCTCTTGTCTTACATTCGGATTCTCTTTGCCATCCTGAAGATGCCATCAGCCACTGGGAGGCAAAAGgccttttccacctgtgcctcccaTCTCACGTCTGTGACCCTCTTCTATGGCACGGCCAATATGACTTATTTACAACCCAAATCTGGCTACTCCCCAGAAACCAAGAAGCTGATGTCACTGTCCTACTCACTTCTCACACCTCTGCTGAATCCACTGATCTACAGCTTGAGAAACAGTGAGATGAAAAAAGCTTTGGTGAAACTGTGGCGAAGAAAAGTGGATTCACACCCATTCTAA